One segment of Micromonospora parathelypteridis DNA contains the following:
- a CDS encoding ribonuclease J, translated as MTEAHIDAELPPPLPEGGLRIIPLGGLGAIGRNMTVFEYDGKLLIVDCGVLFPDVEQPGVDLILPDFGPILDRLADVQAIVLTHGHEDHIGAVPYLLAHKPDIPLVGSQFTLALVEAKLAERRIQPYTLTVREGGRERLGPFECEFFAVNHSIPDALAVAIRTPAGLVLHTGDFKMDQLPLDGRITDLAGFARLGAEGVDLLLSDSTNAEIPGFVTPEREIGPVLDSIFAKAKGRIIVASFASHVHRVQQVFDSAAEHGRKVALIGRSMVRNMGIARDLGLLNIPAGLVISIDEATTLPPEEIVLMSTGSQGEPMSALGRMASGDHRHITIAPGDTVVLASSLVPGNETSVYRVINRLARAGAVVVHKDVAKVHVSGHAPAGELLYLLNVVRPSNLMPVHGEWRHLRAHARLGIESGVAADRVVLCEDGDVVDLVEGRASLVGHVKSRYVYVDGLAVGDVSESLLTERRILGDGGFIATTVVVDSVTGKVVAGPTLSAKGFSEDPEAFNPVIPLVTEALNRAAADGITDPHQLQQIVRRTVGRWVNDAYRRRPMIVPTVVEV; from the coding sequence GTGACCGAGGCGCACATCGACGCGGAGCTTCCCCCGCCGCTGCCCGAGGGCGGGCTGCGGATCATCCCGCTCGGCGGGCTCGGCGCCATCGGTCGCAACATGACCGTCTTCGAGTACGACGGCAAGTTGCTGATCGTCGACTGCGGGGTGCTCTTCCCCGACGTCGAGCAGCCGGGAGTGGATCTGATCCTGCCCGACTTCGGCCCGATCCTGGACCGGCTGGCCGACGTCCAGGCGATCGTGCTGACCCACGGCCACGAGGACCACATCGGCGCGGTGCCCTACCTGCTCGCCCACAAGCCCGACATCCCCCTGGTCGGCTCACAGTTCACCCTCGCCCTGGTCGAGGCGAAGTTGGCCGAGCGGCGCATCCAGCCGTACACGCTGACCGTGCGGGAGGGCGGCCGCGAGCGGCTCGGCCCGTTCGAGTGCGAGTTCTTCGCGGTCAACCACTCGATCCCGGACGCCCTCGCGGTGGCCATCCGCACTCCCGCCGGCCTGGTGCTGCACACCGGCGACTTCAAGATGGACCAGCTCCCGCTGGACGGCCGGATCACCGACCTGGCCGGCTTCGCCCGGCTCGGCGCCGAAGGCGTCGACCTGCTGCTGTCCGACTCCACCAACGCGGAGATCCCCGGCTTCGTCACCCCGGAACGGGAGATCGGGCCGGTTCTCGACTCGATCTTCGCAAAGGCCAAGGGCCGGATCATCGTGGCCTCGTTCGCCTCGCACGTGCACCGCGTGCAGCAGGTCTTCGACTCCGCCGCGGAACACGGCCGCAAGGTCGCGCTGATCGGCCGGTCCATGGTCCGCAACATGGGCATCGCCCGGGACCTCGGCCTGCTCAACATCCCGGCCGGCCTGGTCATCAGCATCGACGAGGCGACCACGCTGCCGCCGGAGGAGATCGTGCTGATGTCCACCGGGTCCCAGGGTGAGCCGATGAGCGCGCTGGGCCGGATGGCCAGCGGCGACCACCGGCACATCACCATCGCCCCCGGCGACACGGTCGTGCTGGCCTCCTCGCTGGTGCCCGGCAACGAGACCTCGGTCTACCGGGTGATCAACCGGCTGGCCCGGGCCGGCGCGGTGGTCGTACACAAGGACGTGGCGAAGGTGCACGTCTCCGGGCACGCCCCCGCCGGGGAGCTGCTCTACCTGCTCAACGTGGTGCGGCCCAGCAACCTGATGCCCGTGCACGGCGAGTGGCGCCACCTGCGCGCCCACGCCCGGCTCGGGATCGAGTCGGGGGTCGCCGCCGACCGGGTGGTGCTCTGCGAGGACGGCGACGTGGTCGACCTGGTCGAGGGCCGCGCCAGCCTGGTCGGGCACGTGAAGAGCCGGTACGTCTACGTGGACGGCCTCGCCGTCGGTGACGTCAGCGAGTCGCTGCTCACCGAGCGTCGGATCCTCGGCGACGGCGGATTCATCGCCACCACCGTGGTCGTCGACTCGGTCACCGGCAAGGTCGTCGCCGGCCCGACCCTGTCCGCGAAGGGCTTCTCGGAGGACCCGGAGGCGTTCAACCCGGTGATCCCGCTGGTCACCGAGGCGCTCAACCGGGCGGCGGCGGACGGCATCACCGACCCGCATCAGCTCCAGCAGATCGTCCGGCGGACCGTGGGGCGGTGGGTCAACGACGCGTACCGTCGTCGGCCGATGATTGTGCCCACCGTCGTCGAGGTCTGA
- a CDS encoding LPXTG cell wall anchor domain-containing protein produces the protein MNRLLSSGILAAAPTNRYTNRDTAMTLRLSGTGGSGAGAAATPSPADPTATPTTSGSSAPSEAQLPRTGVSGSTSALAGAVLLALGVGLLVLRRRVSRG, from the coding sequence ATGAACCGCCTGCTCAGCTCCGGCATCCTCGCCGCCGCCCCGACGAACCGCTACACCAACAGGGACACCGCGATGACGCTTCGCCTGAGCGGCACGGGCGGATCCGGCGCCGGCGCGGCCGCCACCCCGTCGCCGGCCGATCCGACCGCCACGCCGACCACCTCGGGTTCGTCCGCCCCGTCCGAGGCGCAGCTTCCCCGCACCGGCGTCTCCGGCAGCACGTCCGCCCTCGCCGGCGCAGTGCTGCTGGCCCTCGGGGTCGGGCTGCTCGTGCTGCGGCGTCGGGTGTCCCGCGGCTGA
- a CDS encoding YbjN domain-containing protein, translated as MTGRDEFTDRRTDRAAHPDAPHLGPVGWAGGRRLPELEAALADARDLPDGPARQVALERLAERADAAGDVRSGVDARFALIEAYLLHGERWRLVEPVRRCRAAADHRSELLTDAEAGLLLRYQRYAVEALIGTPRVGLDQTRSLLHDLAHRVGVGGPDTPTVAELHCRIADHLGDEPTARHWFERWSGKPGPAGGCPGCAAARRAELLAGWGEWRAALSELRESDDAREACTDQPERDLVAGLLPALRAGEPERAAAAHVRAYRRHRRERAAFAHLAAHLRFCALGGHLERGLTILAEQLPRLDRPTDDLAAMEFAAAGALVCGLAVEAGLGGRTMPRPAYGERPAAELDVAALGTLLLGVANELAGSFDARNGTGHHSGRIAAWLAERPLAAPVPLPADDEPDESDEPDADRSDDEAEASERELVALSLDMITAVLDGRGDRHLVEEGDTVVGRWGGAVIQFRRAGERGEVLHARVMAARRLPAARRAEAYAFCNAWNHDRLLPKAYAHDLGEELVLAGDVATDLTHGVAQAQLMVLVDAAITTGVAYAEAVAALP; from the coding sequence GTGACCGGCCGGGACGAGTTCACCGACAGGCGCACCGACCGGGCGGCCCACCCCGACGCGCCGCACCTCGGTCCCGTCGGCTGGGCCGGCGGGCGTCGCCTGCCGGAGCTGGAGGCCGCGCTCGCCGATGCCCGGGACCTGCCCGACGGGCCGGCCCGACAGGTCGCCCTGGAGCGGCTCGCCGAGCGCGCCGACGCGGCCGGCGACGTCCGGTCCGGCGTGGACGCACGGTTCGCGCTGATCGAGGCGTACCTGCTGCACGGGGAGCGGTGGCGCCTGGTCGAGCCGGTCCGGCGCTGTCGGGCCGCCGCCGACCACCGGTCCGAGCTGCTCACCGACGCTGAGGCGGGGCTGCTGCTGCGTTATCAGCGGTACGCGGTGGAGGCGCTGATCGGCACCCCACGGGTCGGTCTGGACCAGACCAGGTCCCTGCTGCACGACCTGGCCCACCGCGTCGGCGTGGGCGGTCCGGACACGCCGACCGTTGCCGAGCTGCACTGCCGGATCGCCGACCACCTGGGTGACGAGCCCACCGCCCGCCACTGGTTCGAACGGTGGTCCGGTAAGCCCGGTCCGGCCGGTGGCTGCCCGGGCTGCGCCGCGGCCCGGCGCGCGGAACTGCTGGCCGGCTGGGGCGAGTGGCGGGCCGCGCTGAGCGAGCTGCGGGAGTCCGACGACGCCCGAGAGGCCTGCACCGACCAGCCCGAACGGGACCTGGTCGCCGGCCTGCTGCCCGCCCTGCGGGCCGGCGAGCCGGAGCGGGCCGCAGCGGCACACGTCCGGGCGTACCGCCGACACCGGCGCGAGCGCGCCGCGTTCGCGCATCTCGCCGCGCACCTGCGGTTCTGCGCACTGGGCGGGCACCTGGAACGCGGGCTGACCATCCTGGCCGAGCAGCTGCCCCGCCTGGACCGGCCGACCGACGACCTCGCCGCCATGGAGTTCGCCGCCGCCGGGGCGCTGGTTTGCGGGCTGGCCGTGGAGGCCGGGCTGGGCGGGCGGACGATGCCACGTCCGGCGTACGGCGAGCGACCCGCCGCCGAGCTGGACGTGGCCGCACTCGGCACGCTGCTGCTCGGGGTGGCCAACGAGCTGGCCGGTAGCTTCGATGCCCGCAACGGCACCGGCCACCACTCCGGACGCATAGCCGCCTGGCTCGCCGAGCGCCCCCTCGCGGCACCGGTCCCGCTGCCCGCCGACGACGAACCCGACGAGTCCGACGAGCCCGACGCCGACCGGTCCGACGACGAGGCCGAGGCGAGCGAGCGAGAGCTCGTGGCGCTGAGCCTCGACATGATCACCGCAGTCCTCGACGGGCGCGGCGACCGGCACCTGGTGGAGGAGGGCGACACCGTGGTCGGCCGGTGGGGTGGCGCGGTGATCCAGTTCCGGCGCGCCGGTGAGCGCGGGGAGGTGCTGCACGCGCGCGTCATGGCCGCCCGCCGGCTGCCGGCCGCCCGCCGCGCCGAGGCGTACGCCTTCTGCAACGCGTGGAACCACGACCGGCTGCTACCCAAGGCGTACGCGCACGACCTCGGCGAGGAGTTGGTGCTGGCCGGCGACGTGGCCACGGACCTGACGCACGGGGTGGCCCAAGCGCAGCTCATGGTCCTGGTGGACGCCGCCATCACCACCGGCGTGGCGTACGCCGAGGCGGTCGCCGCGCTGCCCTGA
- a CDS encoding YbjN domain-containing protein encodes MASPEIESDPGEPLAGHPGALRPLTGELVAAVLAARGLPVGLTVDGDLVGRFDDNTIWFLRLGGDGELLQVRTMVTATFGIEQVPALYAFCNSWNHDRLWPKAFVHVDDDGRARVYGEVITDLERGVTPHQLDQLLDCGISTGCQLAVAVRRLPGAVPS; translated from the coding sequence ATGGCGTCGCCGGAAATCGAGAGCGATCCGGGCGAACCGCTGGCCGGGCACCCTGGCGCACTGCGCCCACTGACCGGCGAGCTGGTCGCCGCAGTGCTCGCCGCCCGCGGCCTGCCCGTCGGCCTGACCGTGGACGGCGATCTGGTGGGCCGCTTCGACGACAACACGATCTGGTTCCTGCGCCTCGGCGGGGACGGCGAGCTGCTCCAGGTCCGCACCATGGTCACTGCCACCTTCGGAATCGAGCAGGTGCCCGCCCTGTACGCGTTCTGCAACTCGTGGAACCACGACCGGCTCTGGCCCAAGGCGTTCGTGCACGTCGACGACGACGGTCGCGCCCGGGTCTACGGCGAGGTGATCACCGATCTGGAACGCGGGGTGACCCCGCACCAGCTCGACCAGCTGCTCGACTGTGGCATCTCCACCGGCTGCCAACTCGCCGTGGCGGTCCGACGGCTGCCCGGCGCGGTGCCGTCGTGA
- a CDS encoding FtsK/SpoIIIE family DNA translocase, translating to MAGRTSQASRRRGASPRGGTNSRARQPAKKTRAPVRRRTTPARPSPAAYVGRAVGALWMGVAHGMGWAVRAAGRQAASARDLDPEHRRDGAGLLMFGLALLTAVALWFSGAGPVGARLADSVRLFLGAISVVVPVLLMIGAWRLMRQPADPEHRGRGLIGWTSLLVSTAALLQIGQAPATPLERDFAGGLVGAGIGGLLERAVTAWVAVPLLILLLLFGLLVVTATPINKIPERLGLLAGGLVASPDAAVDEESDEAAPRPARKRPAKRMPPPLDPDDFDDLDGADLQETLVLPRKSPAKVPASRRPPAEPPEHSPPPTRAEQLALTGLAGDYVLPPANMLSAGAAAKTRSKANDEVIAALTGVFDQFDVDAAVTGFTRGPTVTRYEVELGHGVKVERITQLSRNIAYAVKSPDVRILSPIPGKSAVGVEIPNTDPENVALGDVLRSRAATSDHHPMVVALGKDIEGGYVVANLAKMPHILIAGATGAGKSSCLNTLLVSVLTRATPDEVRLLLIDPKRVEMTGYEGIPHLVTPIVTNAKKAADSLDWVVREMDMRYDDLAANGVRHIDDFNRKVRNGEIKAPPGSEREMRPYPYLLVIVDELADLMMVAPRDVEDSVVRITQLARAAGIHLVLATQRPSVDVVTGLIKANVPSRLAFATSSLADSRVILDQPGAEKLLGRGDGLFLPMGASKPVRIQGAWVTEREIADVVKFCKDQREPEFRKDVLAPAQESKKKLDEDIGDDLDLLMQAVELVVTSQFGSTSMLQRKLRVGFAKAGRLMDLMETRGVVGPSEGSKARDVLVKPDELEEVLVGLRGDGD from the coding sequence ATGGCGGGCCGTACCTCTCAGGCGAGTCGGCGGCGCGGCGCGTCGCCGCGCGGTGGCACCAACAGTCGTGCCCGTCAACCGGCGAAGAAGACCCGGGCGCCGGTCCGGCGTCGCACCACGCCGGCCCGGCCCAGCCCCGCGGCATACGTGGGCCGCGCGGTGGGTGCTTTGTGGATGGGCGTGGCACACGGGATGGGTTGGGCGGTGCGGGCCGCCGGTCGGCAGGCCGCCTCGGCTCGCGACCTCGACCCGGAGCACCGCCGTGACGGTGCCGGTCTGCTGATGTTCGGGCTCGCCCTGCTCACCGCGGTGGCGCTCTGGTTCTCCGGAGCGGGCCCGGTGGGCGCGCGGCTGGCCGACTCGGTCCGGTTGTTCCTGGGCGCCATCTCCGTTGTCGTGCCGGTGCTGCTGATGATCGGGGCGTGGCGGTTGATGCGTCAGCCGGCCGATCCGGAGCACCGGGGCCGGGGGCTGATCGGCTGGACCTCCCTGCTCGTGTCGACCGCCGCGCTGCTCCAGATCGGTCAGGCCCCGGCCACCCCGCTGGAGCGGGACTTCGCGGGCGGCCTGGTCGGCGCGGGCATTGGCGGGCTGCTGGAGCGCGCGGTCACCGCCTGGGTGGCGGTGCCGCTGCTGATCCTGCTGCTGCTCTTCGGCCTGCTCGTGGTGACCGCGACCCCGATCAACAAGATCCCCGAGCGGCTGGGCCTGCTCGCCGGCGGTCTGGTCGCCTCGCCGGACGCCGCAGTGGACGAGGAGTCGGACGAGGCGGCCCCGCGGCCGGCACGCAAGAGACCGGCGAAGCGGATGCCGCCGCCGCTGGACCCGGACGACTTCGATGATCTGGACGGTGCCGACCTCCAGGAGACCCTGGTGCTGCCGCGCAAGTCGCCGGCGAAGGTGCCGGCGAGCCGCCGGCCGCCGGCCGAGCCGCCGGAGCACTCGCCCCCGCCGACCCGGGCCGAGCAACTCGCCTTGACCGGGTTGGCCGGGGACTACGTCCTGCCGCCGGCCAACATGCTCAGCGCCGGAGCCGCCGCGAAGACCCGCAGCAAGGCCAACGACGAGGTGATCGCCGCGCTGACGGGCGTCTTCGACCAGTTCGATGTGGACGCCGCGGTCACCGGCTTCACCCGCGGCCCGACGGTCACCCGGTACGAGGTGGAGTTGGGGCACGGCGTCAAGGTCGAACGGATCACGCAGCTCTCCCGCAACATCGCGTACGCGGTGAAGTCACCGGACGTGCGGATCCTCAGCCCGATCCCGGGCAAGAGCGCCGTCGGTGTGGAGATCCCGAACACCGACCCGGAGAACGTCGCCCTCGGCGACGTGCTGCGCTCGCGGGCGGCGACGAGCGACCACCACCCGATGGTGGTGGCGCTCGGCAAGGACATCGAGGGCGGTTACGTGGTGGCCAACCTCGCCAAGATGCCGCACATTCTCATCGCCGGGGCCACCGGAGCCGGAAAGTCGAGCTGCCTCAACACCCTGCTGGTGTCCGTTCTCACCCGGGCCACACCGGACGAGGTGCGCCTGCTGTTGATCGACCCGAAGCGGGTCGAGATGACCGGCTACGAGGGCATCCCGCACCTGGTCACCCCGATCGTGACCAACGCCAAGAAGGCTGCCGACTCGCTGGACTGGGTGGTCCGCGAGATGGACATGCGCTACGACGACCTCGCCGCCAACGGGGTCCGGCACATCGACGACTTCAACCGCAAGGTCCGCAACGGCGAGATCAAGGCCCCGCCGGGCAGCGAACGGGAGATGCGCCCGTACCCGTACCTGCTGGTGATCGTGGACGAGTTGGCCGACCTGATGATGGTCGCGCCACGCGACGTGGAGGACTCGGTCGTCCGGATCACCCAGCTGGCCCGGGCCGCCGGCATCCACCTGGTGTTGGCCACCCAGCGCCCCTCGGTCGACGTGGTGACCGGTCTGATCAAGGCGAACGTGCCGTCCCGGCTGGCGTTCGCCACCTCGTCGCTCGCGGACTCCCGGGTCATCCTCGACCAGCCGGGCGCGGAGAAGCTGCTCGGTCGCGGCGACGGGCTCTTCCTGCCGATGGGCGCCTCCAAGCCGGTACGCATCCAGGGCGCCTGGGTCACCGAGCGGGAGATCGCCGACGTGGTGAAGTTCTGCAAGGACCAGCGCGAGCCGGAGTTCCGCAAGGACGTGCTGGCCCCCGCTCAGGAGAGCAAGAAAAAGCTCGACGAGGACATCGGTGACGACCTCGACCTGTTGATGCAGGCGGTGGAGTTGGTGGTCACCTCGCAGTTCGGCTCGACCTCGATGCTGCAACGCAAGCTGCGGGTCGGTTTCGCGAAGGCGGGCCGACTGATGGACCTGATGGAGACCCGTGGCGTGGTCGGGCCGTCCGAGGGGTCGAAGGCGCGCGACGTGCTGGTCAAGCCGGACGAGCTGGAGGAGGTCCTGGTCGGCCTGCGCGGCGACGGCGACTGA
- the sugE gene encoding quaternary ammonium compound efflux SMR transporter SugE, translated as MAWLVLVISGLMETAWAIALDRSAGFSRLVPSVVFVVTLALSMAGLAYALREIPVGTGYAVWVGIGAVGTALVGMVALGESASLPRILCLLLVVAGVIGLKIFH; from the coding sequence ATGGCCTGGCTCGTACTGGTGATCTCTGGACTGATGGAGACGGCCTGGGCGATCGCCCTGGACCGCAGCGCCGGCTTCAGCCGGCTGGTCCCATCAGTGGTGTTCGTGGTGACCCTGGCCCTGAGCATGGCCGGGCTGGCGTACGCGCTGCGCGAGATCCCGGTCGGCACCGGCTACGCGGTCTGGGTCGGTATCGGCGCCGTGGGCACCGCCCTGGTCGGGATGGTCGCGCTCGGCGAGTCGGCGAGCCTGCCCCGGATCCTGTGCCTGCTGCTGGTGGTCGCCGGCGTGATCGGCCTGAAGATCTTCCACTGA
- a CDS encoding ornithine cyclodeaminase family protein: MTLIYADPEVATALDAATTVDAMRAALLAAYEGRLVAPPRAAAPLDGGRLVLTAGHLVGEWYGFRSYDTFGHPESEQLVVLHDARTGAIRAVAVGEELGSRRTGGLGALAVDVLARPDAASLGVIGSGRQAWTQVWAAAAVRPLREVVVHSRSAARRDAFAARVRAELGVSARTVADPASAVTGRDIVVLATTSPTPVFCAADLSPGTHVNAVGFKQRDRSEFGTDLLDAADLLVTDSPAQAADYQPPMLAATPPYAGRLRDLGGILAGAVPGRTSADQISVFCSTGLAGTEVFLLDALTRMSAAAR, from the coding sequence ATGACGCTGATCTATGCCGACCCCGAGGTCGCCACCGCGCTGGACGCGGCCACCACGGTCGACGCCATGCGTGCCGCGCTCCTGGCCGCGTACGAGGGACGCCTGGTCGCCCCGCCTCGTGCCGCCGCGCCGCTCGACGGTGGGCGGCTGGTGCTCACCGCCGGGCACCTGGTCGGCGAGTGGTACGGCTTCCGCTCGTACGACACCTTCGGCCACCCGGAGAGCGAGCAGCTGGTAGTGCTGCACGATGCCCGGACCGGGGCGATCCGGGCGGTTGCGGTCGGCGAGGAGCTGGGTTCCCGTCGTACCGGAGGGTTGGGTGCCCTGGCGGTCGACGTGCTGGCCCGCCCGGACGCGGCCAGCCTCGGGGTGATCGGCTCCGGCCGGCAGGCGTGGACCCAGGTCTGGGCCGCCGCCGCGGTCCGCCCGCTGCGCGAGGTGGTGGTGCACAGCCGCTCCGCCGCCCGGCGGGACGCCTTCGCCGCTCGGGTCCGCGCCGAGCTGGGCGTGTCGGCCCGCACGGTGGCCGACCCGGCCTCTGCCGTGACCGGGCGGGACATCGTGGTGCTCGCGACCACCAGCCCCACCCCGGTGTTCTGCGCCGCCGACCTCAGCCCCGGCACGCACGTCAACGCGGTCGGCTTCAAGCAGCGCGACCGCAGCGAATTCGGCACCGACCTGCTGGACGCCGCGGACCTGCTGGTCACCGACTCGCCGGCCCAGGCGGCGGACTACCAGCCGCCGATGCTCGCGGCGACACCCCCGTACGCCGGACGGTTGCGCGACCTGGGCGGGATCCTGGCCGGCGCGGTCCCCGGCCGGACCAGCGCGGACCAGATCTCCGTCTTCTGCTCCACCGGCCTGGCCGGCACCGAGGTCTTCCTGCTCGACGCGCTCACCCGGATGAGCGCGGCGGCCCGCTGA